The Kwoniella mangroviensis CBS 8507 chromosome 1 map unlocalized Ctg02, whole genome shotgun sequence genome window below encodes:
- a CDS encoding succinate dehydrogenase assembly factor 2, mitochondrial, which translates to MSMIRSSFARFSPFVLGNRTRLISTSIRLSKTSDPFPLPFSSPDLAQAQNRLSDDAEEWAMPSPLDRTGEDEQTLRSRLIYQTRKRGTLETDLILSTFAKEFLPTMNVEEMKEFDKLLDEPDWDIFYWSVQKREPPPRWKDTSLLKKLIQHAKNEGKVVRMMPELM; encoded by the exons ATGTCGATGATACGCTCGTCATTTGCTCGTTTCTCTCCCTTCGTCCTGGGAAATCGGACGAGATTAATATCCACTTCGATCCGACTGTCCAAAACCAGCGATCCATTCCCCTTACCATTCTCCTCCCCTGATCTAGCCCAAGCTCAAAATAGGTTATCTGACGATGCGGAAGAATGGGCTATGCCTTCTCCATTGGATCGAACGGGCGAAGATGAACAGACTCTCCGATCGAGGTTGATTTACCAGACTCGAAAGAGGGGTACTTTAGAAACTGATTTGATATTGAGTACGTTTGCAAAGGAGTTTTTGCCTACGATGAATGtcgaggagatgaaggagttTGACAAG CTCCTCGATGAACCAGATTGGGATATCTTCTATTGGTCAGTACAGAAAAGAGAGCCTCCTCCAAGATGGAAGGATACTTCCTTgttgaagaa GCTTATCCAACATGCCAAGAACGAGGGTAAAGTGGTGAGAATGATGCCCGAGCTGATGTAG